The sequence ATTAAAATTTGCAGGCTCATCTAGTCCAAGCTTAAGTTCTTTATCATTGTCAGTATCTTTATTTTGTTCAAATAAACTAATAAATTCTGTTGGTAAAAAGGGCTTTTCAAGCATAACATCAGCAAAATCAGGCTTTTCACCGCCTCTAGGTGCTAGATACATTATCTTTTGATTTAAATTAACATCGCTGCTATCCATATCACTATCGATGATAATATAATCAAATTGATCTCCAACACTATTAACATCGTCAAATTCGCTATATTCTATGCCTAGCTTATTTAAACTTAACGTTATAAGGCGAGAAACTGCGGGGTTTTTGTTTACAAGTGCAACTTTCATGATCCCTCCTTGAAGAGCTTGAGGCTGTATTTTATGATAAATTTCATTGCTATTTACTTAAAAAAATAGTGCTGGCATATCGTTTAAAATCTGCACCATCATATCAGTTATGATTTTTATAATGCCAGCTAAAATAGCTATCAAAACCGAAAAGCCGATACTTACCTTAATAGGATAACCAACGACTAATAAGTTAAATTGTGGCATAGTTTTCATAAGCATTCCAAAAATAGCATCTGAAAGTATAGAAAGCGCGATAATAGGAAAAGCCAGAACAAATCCAAACATAAAAAGATTTCCAAAAAGCTTTATAGCGTAGCTCATCACACCACTTCTTGGATAAAAATCTCCAAGCGGTATAGCAGAAAGTGAAGTGGAATAAAACTGTAATATCAAATGGTGCCCATCAAGCATCAAAAATGCAAGAAGTGCGATAAAATTTAAAATATTTGCGATCACTGGCGAATTTGTACCAGTTTGCGGATCAAGCACTGAAGCCATCGAAAAACCCATAATCATAGAGATCTGCTCGCCAGCCATTTGAAGTATAGCAAAAACGATATTTAGCAAAAGCCCAGCGCAAAGTCCAAGCATGGCCTCACTTAAAATTTCCATGATCAAAAAATTTATAGCATGCTCATGGGCGTGTGAGAGCGGGAAAAGTACAACACAAAGGGCAAAAACTAGTAAAGTTTTTACGCTAAGCGGGATTTGATTGTGAGAAAAAAATGGAAAAAATACGATAAGCCCACTAAGACGCGCAAAAAGGAGCATAAATATTATGACTTTATCCGCTCCAAAAAACTCGACTAGTTCCATCCTCTTATATTAACGCCTCGTCCATCTCAGCTGGAATTTCAAGCCCCATGATCTTTAAAACACTAGGAGCGATATTGTTTAGACCGCCGTTTTTTACTTTTTTTACGCCATCAGCCATCACAAAACAAAAGACATCATAAGTCGTGTGGTTTGTCAGTAGCTCACCGCTGCTATCACGCATCTCTTCGCAGTTTCCGTGATCGCTAGTGATGATCATCGCATAGTTTTTCTCTTTTGCTTTAGTGTAAATTTCTCCAAGAGCAGTGTCTACCGCTTCAACTGCCTTTATAGCGGCCTCATAGTTGCCAGTGTGCCCTACCATATCGCCATTTGCGAAATTTACAACGATGAAGTCTTGCTCGTCATCCATACCTTTTAGCACGGCTTTGCAAACCTCAGCAGCGCTCATCTCTGGCTTTTCGTCGTAGGTTTTTACTTTTGGACTAGGGATGAGCACCCTCGTTTCGTTGCTGGCTAGCTCCTCGACGCCGCCATTAAAGAAAAATGTTACGTGGGCATATTTTTCAGTCTCAGCCGTGTGAAGCTGCCTTAGTCCAGCCGCTGCTATGACCTCGCTTAGAGTGTTGTTTATCTTTTTATTTTTAAATAGCACTTCAAAATTAAAATTTGCGTCGTATTCGGTCATGGTGATTAGATTTTTGATAGCAAAAGGTCGCTCAAACTCACTAAATTTCTCCTCGCCCAGAGCCTGGCAAATTTCTCTTGCTCTATCATTTCTAAAATTTATAAAGATCACGCCGTCATCTTCGCCTATGCCTTTAAAGCCATTAAAGCTTGCTGGCTTTACAAACTCATCTGTCACGCCCTCATCGTAGCTTTTTTGTAGATACTCACTTGGCGATAAGCTGCTTAAATTTGCTCCATTTACCAAGCTATCATAAGCCTCTTTTACGCGCTCCCAGCGTTTGTCCCTATCCATCGCGTAAAATCTTCCACAAAGGGTCGCTACTTTAAATTTAGCTTCCAAGCTTTTTATGAAATTTATGCCACTATTTGGACTAACGTCGCGTCCGTCGGTGATAGCGTGAGCAAAAACTTCGCAACCATTTTTACTAGCAAGCTCGCACATACCATCAAAATGCTCCATATGTGAGTGCACGCCACCATCGCTATAAAGCCCTATGACGTGGATCTTCTTGCACTTTTTAAAAAGAGCTTTTAGGGCTTCATTTTCTGATATCGAGCCGTCAGCGAAGCTGCGTGAAATTTTGATCAAATTTTGATACAAAACTCGTCCGCTTCCTATGCACATATGCCCTACTTCGCTGTTTCCCATCTGCCCTTCAGGTAGTCCCACAGCGTTTCCAGAAGTTTTTATAAGTGAGTTTGGAATTTCTTTAAAAAATTTCTCGTAATTTGGCTTTTTAGCCGCCTCAAATGCGTTAAATTTACCGCTTTTATTAAATCCAATACCATCAGTTATTATTAAAATAGTTTTTTGACTCATTTTGAAAATTTATCCTTAATTTTAGATAATTTTTAAGGCCATTATACTAAAATTGCTTTTTTTAAAAATAAAGGCTCTCATGTTTTACTATATCTATGAAATTTTAAATTTTAATATCTTTCAATATATCACCGTCCGTGCTGGTATCGCTTTTTTCATCGCTTTTGCACTCACAACTTATTTGATGCCCAAATTTATCACTTGGGCAAAGGCAAAAAACGCCGCCCAGCCTATCTATGAGCTTGCCCCACAAACTCACCAAAAAAAGGCCAAAACGCCGACCATGGGCGGACTTGTCTTTGTCTTCACAGCCGTACTTTCCACGGTAATTTGTGCAAGGCTTGATAACGCATTTGTCTTAACATCTCTCTTTTGCCTAGTTTGCTTTACACTGCTTGGCTACAAGGACGATTACAGCAAAATTTTAGGAGCAAAAAACCACGCCGGCCTAAGCCCAAAAGCAAAGCTTTTTTTTCAATTTTTAATAGCCTTTGTTATTTCTATTTTTTTATATGCAAGTCACGAGCTTAGCACCGAGTTTTATCTACCTTTTTTTAAGCAACCTATTTTGGATTTAAGAATTTTTGCCATTTTCTTTTGGACACTAGTCATAGTCGCTGCTTCAAATTCGGTAAATTTAACAGACGGGCTTGACGGGCTAGCTACAGTGCCATCTATATTTTCGCTTCTAACACTTGGCGTTTTTGCTTACATCTGCGGACACGCTGTTTTTAGCTCATATTTACTCTTGCCAAAGATCATAGGCGTTGGTGAAAGCGTTGTTGTCTCTTCAGCCCTAATTGGTTCATTGATGGGCTTTTTGTGGTTTAACTGCCATCCAGCCGAAGTCTTTATGGGCGATAGCGGTAGTTTGAGCGTTGGAGCATATATCGGTTTTATGGGCGTTGCGACAAAAAATGAAATTTTACTTATCATCATCGGCCTCATCTTTGTTGTTGAGACTCTAAGCGTTATCTTACAAGTGGGCAGCTTTAAAATTTTCAAACGTAGAATTTTTCTCATGGCGCCTATACATCACCATTTTGAGATAAAAGGCTGGGCGGAAAATAAGATCATCGTTCGCTTTTGGATCATCGCACTTTTAGCAAATCTAATCGCACTAACTGCGCTAAAGATCAGATAAGGAAAGTCATGAGAAAATCGCTATTTGGCTACGGTGGCACGATAAAGGCGATCGCAAAGAATTTCACAAAAGACGGCCTTTGGGATATCTATGATGATAAATTTAGTGAAATTTCAAAAGATGAGTTTGGCAACACTCTTTTGCCAGTTAGCGAATTTGATCCAGCAAAAAGCAGCCTAGAGATACCAAGTCCGGGTATCCCGCCTCATCACAAGCTTATTAAAAAAGCTAGAAATTTGGTAAGCGAGTATGACTATTTTTATGAAATTTATAAAGAAAATCTGCCATTTAATATCTGGATAAGTGGCACAAACGGCAAGACTACGACCACAAAGATGACGCAGCACCTACTAGAGAGCAAGGGCTCAGTCATGGGCGGTAATGTTGGTATCGCACTAGCAAATTTAGATCCGCACGCTAAAATTTGGATACTAGAGACTAGCTCATTTACCCTGCACTACACAAAGCGCGCCGCACCAGGTATCTACGTGCTTTTGCCCATCACTCCAGATCATCTAAGCTGGCATGGCGACATGAGCGAGTACGAAAAGGCTAAGCTAAAGCCGCTTGCTAGCATGAGCGAAAGCAGCGTGGCGATCGTGCCTGAAATTTACGCCAATACGCCAACAAAGGCAAAAGTGATCGCTTACAAAGACGAGAGCGATCTGGCTAAATTTTGCGGTGTAAGCGTAGATGATATAAATTTCAAAACGCCATTTTTACTTGATGCACTGCTTGCATTAGCGGTGGAGAAAATTTTATTTGACCGATGCGATGTCGCGCTTTTAAATACCTTTGTTATTGAAGCAAACAAGCTCGAAGAATTTAATGATAAAAATGGCAGAATCTGGGTCA comes from Campylobacter concisus and encodes:
- the fliR gene encoding flagellar biosynthetic protein FliR; this encodes MELVEFFGADKVIIFMLLFARLSGLIVFFPFFSHNQIPLSVKTLLVFALCVVLFPLSHAHEHAINFLIMEILSEAMLGLCAGLLLNIVFAILQMAGEQISMIMGFSMASVLDPQTGTNSPVIANILNFIALLAFLMLDGHHLILQFYSTSLSAIPLGDFYPRSGVMSYAIKLFGNLFMFGFVLAFPIIALSILSDAIFGMLMKTMPQFNLLVVGYPIKVSIGFSVLIAILAGIIKIITDMMVQILNDMPALFF
- the gpmI gene encoding 2,3-bisphosphoglycerate-independent phosphoglycerate mutase, translating into MSQKTILIITDGIGFNKSGKFNAFEAAKKPNYEKFFKEIPNSLIKTSGNAVGLPEGQMGNSEVGHMCIGSGRVLYQNLIKISRSFADGSISENEALKALFKKCKKIHVIGLYSDGGVHSHMEHFDGMCELASKNGCEVFAHAITDGRDVSPNSGINFIKSLEAKFKVATLCGRFYAMDRDKRWERVKEAYDSLVNGANLSSLSPSEYLQKSYDEGVTDEFVKPASFNGFKGIGEDDGVIFINFRNDRAREICQALGEEKFSEFERPFAIKNLITMTEYDANFNFEVLFKNKKINNTLSEVIAAAGLRQLHTAETEKYAHVTFFFNGGVEELASNETRVLIPSPKVKTYDEKPEMSAAEVCKAVLKGMDDEQDFIVVNFANGDMVGHTGNYEAAIKAVEAVDTALGEIYTKAKEKNYAMIITSDHGNCEEMRDSSGELLTNHTTYDVFCFVMADGVKKVKNGGLNNIAPSVLKIMGLEIPAEMDEALI
- the mraY gene encoding phospho-N-acetylmuramoyl-pentapeptide-transferase, coding for MFYYIYEILNFNIFQYITVRAGIAFFIAFALTTYLMPKFITWAKAKNAAQPIYELAPQTHQKKAKTPTMGGLVFVFTAVLSTVICARLDNAFVLTSLFCLVCFTLLGYKDDYSKILGAKNHAGLSPKAKLFFQFLIAFVISIFLYASHELSTEFYLPFFKQPILDLRIFAIFFWTLVIVAASNSVNLTDGLDGLATVPSIFSLLTLGVFAYICGHAVFSSYLLLPKIIGVGESVVVSSALIGSLMGFLWFNCHPAEVFMGDSGSLSVGAYIGFMGVATKNEILLIIIGLIFVVETLSVILQVGSFKIFKRRIFLMAPIHHHFEIKGWAENKIIVRFWIIALLANLIALTALKIR
- the murD gene encoding UDP-N-acetylmuramoyl-L-alanine--D-glutamate ligase, whose product is MRKSLFGYGGTIKAIAKNFTKDGLWDIYDDKFSEISKDEFGNTLLPVSEFDPAKSSLEIPSPGIPPHHKLIKKARNLVSEYDYFYEIYKENLPFNIWISGTNGKTTTTKMTQHLLESKGSVMGGNVGIALANLDPHAKIWILETSSFTLHYTKRAAPGIYVLLPITPDHLSWHGDMSEYEKAKLKPLASMSESSVAIVPEIYANTPTKAKVIAYKDESDLAKFCGVSVDDINFKTPFLLDALLALAVEKILFDRCDVALLNTFVIEANKLEEFNDKNGRIWVNDTKATNIDASIQAVKRYKDHFIHLILGGDDKGVDMTPLFEGLKSLRVKIYAIGSNSDKLMKLATKFGIPALKCDFLQNAVNEINKELKTSEIALLSPAAASLDQFKSYAERGDKFKEFIKAL